The genomic region TTGTCCTAGGCCAGTTGCTGCCTCCGGAGCCCAACGAGGCCAAGCCAGATGGTGAGGTGGCTTGCAGTCTGGAAGACTTTCCAGGGGTGGTGTTTTGGGGCTACAAGTCCCTTAAATTCCATTCAGTCACTTCTGTGCTTGGAAAGCCCAGTGAAAAGTGACTGGTGGGGTGACCTTTTCCCCTTTTCCAGATCCTGCTCCACATCCTGGGCCACAGGCATTAACAATGCCGGCCCTGGAGCCAGCACTACTACTGCTGGCGGAACTGGGGCCTGCTCTGGAGCCAGAGTCACGTGCGGCCCTGGATGCACCAGAATATCTACATtcaccaccagcaccagcaccagccaGAGGGTCTGCTCCCGTGACAGTGCTAGAGCCACAGTCAACCCCAGAGTCCCCCTGTTCCTCTCCTGTAAAGAACCAACCCACTGAGGAGCTGCCTGATGTCACGACCTTCCCTCCCAGGCTGCTGGCAGAGCAGCTGACCCTTATGGATGCGGTGAGCAGCTAGGCTTTGCAGGCTGTGCCTCTGGCACCAGCTGTCTCAGACCAGCCTCTCCCTGAGAAGTGGCCCATACCCTGGGACAAATTGTAGCTCCACTTCTTACCAACCACGGGATCCGGATGAGTTTCCTCATCCACAAGTCCTCCCTGTCTGCATGTGGACAGCAGAGATGGGACATCGCCCGTGCCAGCTACACAGAGGGACTGTACAGATTGAAAGACAGGGGATGGACAGAAAGCAGGGCAGGGTGGTGATCACTGAGGGGCAGGCAGGGCCATGGGTCACtcacccagctgctcaggagcctcACTACCCTCAGCGCTTATTAGTTACCTGATGCATACTAGATTCTATGGCAGACACCCAAACAGAGCCCATAGTTGCAGCTGCCACAGGCAAAGTGCACCGGTATGGAGAAAAGGAGTACAGGGATGATTGCATGGGAGGAAGACGAATCCTCAGGACgggcaggcctgagccaccctcTAGTTCTTGGAAGTGCGGATGGCCTGGGAGAAAATGTCACTCTCTCTTCCCACTCTTGTTGGGTTCTGGGACATGATGCATTCAGAGCCCTCGGTGGGCAGAAAATCAAAGCCAGGGACTCCCACATGTCTGAGGCCCATTTTAAAGCTTTTTGAGCTCCAGCTCAGTTCCTGAGAGAGACCGTGGATGACTGTGAGCTCAGTTCTTGCCTGGGACTGTGGGTGACTCTGAGCTGGGGTATGCTCTGTCTGTGACACTCTCCTCCTACCCCCAAAGGAGCTGTTCAAGAAGGTGGAGCTCTACGAATGTTTGGGCTCCATCTGGGGCCGACGAGCTAAGAAGGGGAATGAGCACGTGGCACCCACAGTTCGTGCTACCATCGCACACTTCAACAGGCTCGCCAACTGCGTCACCACCTCCTGCCTCGGGAACCATGGCATGAGGGCCCAGGACAGGGTCACGGTGGTGGAACACTGGATCAAAGTGGCCAGAGTAAGCTATAATTGGGCCTGAAGATTCCCTCTTTAAAAATGGGGaactgcctcttctcctccatcaGCTTTAGGATTGGCATCTGTATCTCTGGCCTGAGCCCTGCACATCCCCTAGGCCCTTCTTGCCAGAGCTTCATGGACCTTGACTCCCATGGCCCAGTGGGGGCTGCTCACTTCCGACCTGCACTCTTCCTTTGGTTGAACTAAAATCCTCCTAGATGAGTGACATTCACTCAGCCCCAGGTGTCCCCTCCTGAGGCTCCCTGGGCCTCTGCTTTGTCCAGGAAGGGAGATCTCAGCAGAGTgggctgaggctgaagtgggtcGGGCTGCAACTCTGGACCTAACAGCTCGCTCTTCCCTCTCCAGGAGTGCCTAAGCCTCAACAACTTCTCCGCGGTGCACGCCATCATCTCTGCTCTGTGCAGCAACCCAATACATCGCCTACACAAGACGTGGGCAGGAGTGTCCAGGTGAGGGGGGCTCTCTCCACGGGAGCACCAGGGTTGACCTAGGGACCCATAGGACTCCCCACGTGCCCTCGACTCTGAAAGGTTCTTGGAGACCAGGGACACTGGAGGCAGGGATGGCCTGGTATGTGTGGTCACTAAGCTGCCCTGGACTTCTAGGCAAGGATTTCCAACTCAGGACTAAGGATTTTTAACCATCAGGAACAGACTGGAGCCAACTGGGGGCTTTCAGGTGTTTGCACCCAGCAGTGGAACTGTAACACGCAGGGGCTCATGTGAAGTGGAGATGGGCCAGGAGAGGAGCATGACAAGTCCCACCCTGGTCTTCTGCAGCCCTTGTCAACAGAGGACCCCACTGGAAACTCTCACCCACTAAGTTGGGATTCTCTGGGTTTTCAAACAAAAGGGATTGGATGGGAACTCACAAATCTCTCTGCTTATTCACAAATttacccttctttctttcctctgtccatAGCAAAAGCACAAAGTATCTAAAACAACTCTGCAAAACAGACACTGCAATGAAGCGGGACCTGCTGATCAAGGTACAGTGGAGTCTGGGAGATGTGGGACAAGTGTTTAAGGGTCAGAGGAAAGACTGAGTTTGGAGGGCACTGGACCCGGTGTGCAgtggttattttgttttcttttgactcATCTACTAAAAGTGGACTTGAAAATTTTCCTCCATGCCTA from Macaca thibetana thibetana isolate TM-01 chromosome 10, ASM2454274v1, whole genome shotgun sequence harbors:
- the LOC126929550 gene encoding ral-GDS-related protein-like isoform X2 — protein: MSNLLANLPGAAILSAQVHSAVLQGLWEENVCRTLGHRRVCTVLLHGQVCPFQVTTDGLGVGTITCVFFTWPLENTSLCYQPPQRSSFQIKLAFRNFTRPGLGVEDHQELVLGQLLPPEPNEAKPDDPAPHPGPQALTMPALEPALLLLAELGPALEPESRAALDAPEYLHSPPAPAPARGSAPVTVLEPQSTPESPCSSPVKNQPTEELPDVTTFPPRLLAEQLTLMDAELFKKVELYECLGSIWGRRAKKGNEHVAPTVRATIAHFNRLANCVTTSCLGNHGMRAQDRVTVVEHWIKVARECLSLNNFSAVHAIISALCSNPIHRLHKTWAGVSSKSTKYLKQLCKTDTAMKRDLLIKAGSFKVATQERNHQRAQMRLQRQKKGVVPFLGDFLTVLQRLDSAIPDDLDGNINKKRKEVRVLQEMQLLQVAAMNYRLRPLEKFVTYFKRMEQLSDKESYKLSCQLEPKSQ